A genomic region of Palaemon carinicauda isolate YSFRI2023 chromosome 11, ASM3689809v2, whole genome shotgun sequence contains the following coding sequences:
- the LOC137650136 gene encoding uncharacterized protein translates to MEFGKRVPKRKTSCCSTCTLPHEGRERSQRRKRGFNSETEHSKEPAKPKRSTRKTLTNYSEEEETSVSPAEWLSDISVLESVNLLEKPELDTFQIFLSHLDSGIGSNGLEVSDLMSLIGRNCISLGVVRKIAYLLNRDFSSNFCFSFNYFLADEKGMTQIIQSRFPVNQLIMYLCVDRDEDEESYFVDISDNDCKSHFTLAVFDFDSLSLMYADTLGWNMPMNFTYKLKELLSNLNCPSIFHTVLCHPPNDDNFHTCDSECSPLYPLQNCDTASGLAVIVCMVIAFMKYDTYLSLVMGISNEESLYFKYLQDISKYSKLLRLVICSWVVDDCVNFNNIASYDEFMRYPETETSIGYGKQFSNSLLKESKQIHSESSLNIKTEPDLMSSMPESKFNSSGLDELIACRPVVHFCKPDHFRLKLTMKDGRSLYKMFKCTGKGDQAAMYVITEFLNSFKVVEWVRSKTFRNASVIPNTRLRKNKTCNILDFPDDVQGYFIKNPELSFERKIRYLVLRIYVRGCPSVMTKKFRCTTAGKHDGNAIKRINAYINSREFRDLVINNARAEMNLSDEKLNHANFDDLILRKPIIHYIKERSILKLECQLRTGKRIYRGFACSSAGKGDLKTMSVIQKFLVSKEATDWVRSKYEMKLEKKKNQKQKMTPKPPKEDWISNGDLSVGYEVKNFFDKIDFDFRKRIVMAKGVQSLYDGNAIITENEKWGKTHRFDETYMLDPLMAEKGSFPAVTMYISCSSKSSQCKAQCGTPLKDLANTAIGTECPGCHCVLEFPTKECINCSTNSTPKWYSLNGELMCSACYQYQIKHNDSRPTELKMKSAQGVSRLYHSHFVCGWRLKLVIYSNNLSTWKVFKHKDNDDFHSLQVEDIDKKPDISILPGAVLVSKPPKCQKVIIRNKDSKSILCSRCISENSSAPFVCTSQTELMKHISLSHKINFMNCASCWSESGSIVNFENEHELQQHIQENHRAEHPYSRDIVHDRDSDPIETSRQVELDEAVIALLEPSPM, encoded by the coding sequence ATGGAATTTGGAAAAAGAGTACCAAAGCGTAAAACATCTTGTTGCTCAACATGTACCTTGCCACATGAGGGCCGAGAACGCTCTCAGAGACGTAAGAGGGGGTTTAACAGTGAAACAGAGCATAGTAAGGAACCAGCAAAGCCTAAAAGGTCAACAAGAAAAACTCTCACAAATTACTCTGAAGAGGAAGAGACTAGTGTGTCGCCTGCTGAGTGGTTAAGTGACATTTCAGTTCTAGAGAGTGTAAACCTACTAGAGAAACCTGAGTTGGATACTTTCCAGATATTTCTCAGTCATCTTGATTCTGGTATTGGTTCAAATGGTTTAGAAGTTTCAGATTTGATGTCTCTGATTGGCAGGAATTGTATTTCACTTGGCGTGGTTAGAAAAATAGCATACCTATTGAATAGAGACTTTTCAAGTAACTTTTGctttagttttaattattttcttgcTGATGAAAAAGGAATGACTCAAATTATACAAAGTAGGTTCCCTGTGAATCAGTTAATAATGTATCTTTGTGTTGATAGAGATGAGGATGAAGAATCCTATTTTGTGGATATATCGGATAATGATTGCAAGTCACATTTTACTTTAGCTGTATTTGACTTTGATTCTCTTAGTTTGATGTATGCCGATACCCTTGGTTGGAACATGCCTATGAATTTTACTTATAAACTGAAAGAGTTACTGTCAAATTTAAATTGCCCATCAATATTTCACACTGTGTTGTGTCATCCTCCAAATGATGACAACTTCCACACATGTGATTCAGAATGCTCTCCACTCTATCCCCTTCAAAATTGTGACACTGCATCAGGTTTAGCAGTTATTGTGTGTATGGTGATTGCTTTTATGAAGTATGATACCTATCTGTCACTTGTCATGGGTATATCAAATGAGGAAAGCCTGTATTTCAAGTACCTCCAGGATATTAGTAAGTATTCAAAACTCTTACGTTTGGTCATTTGTTCGTGGGTCGTTGATGATTgtgttaatttcaataatattgccTCTTATGATGAATTTATGAGATATCCAGAGACTGAAACATCTATTGGGTATGGAAAGCAATTTTCCAATTCATTATTAAAAGAATCCAAACAAATTCATTCAGAAAGTTCTCTCAATATAAAAACTGAGCCTGATCTCATGTCAAGTATGCCTGAGTCAAAATTTAATTCAAGTGGTTTAGATGAATTGATAGCATGTAGACCTGTAGTACACTTCTGCAAGCCAGATCATTTTCGACTTAAGCTAACAATGAAAGATGGAAGGAGTTTATACAAAATGTTCAAATGTACGGGGAAAGGTGATCAGGCTGCCATGTATGTCATTACAGAATTTCTTAACAGTTTTAAAGTTGTAGAATGGGTTAGAAGTAAAACCTTCAGAAATGCATCTGTGATCCCCAACACAAGGCTAAGAAAGAACAAGACGTGTAATATATTAGATTTCCCAGATGATGTTCAAGGATACTTCATTAAAAACCCAGAATTGTCATTTGAAAGGAAGatcagatatcttgtgctgcggaTTTATGTTAGAGGCTGCCCTTCAGTAATGACCAAAAAATTTCGGTGTACAACTGCTGGGAAGCACGATGGTAATGCCATAAAAAGAATCAATGCTTATATCAACAGTAGGGAGTTTCGTGACCTTGTTATCAATAATGCCAGAGCAGAAATGAACCTCTCTGATGAGAAGTTGAACCATGCAAACTTTGATGATCTGATTTTGAGAAAGCCTATCATTCACTATATTAAAGAAcgtagtattttgaaattagaatgtcAGTTAAGGACTGGGAAACGGATCTATAGAGGCTTTGCATGTTCATCTGCTGGGAAGGGTGATTTAAAGACTATGAGCGTAATACAGAAATTCCTTGTGTCTAAGGAGGCGACTGATTGGGTACGCAGTAAATATGAAATGaagttggaaaaaaagaaaaatcaaaaacaaaaaatgACTCCCAAGCCTCCAAAAGAAGACTGGATTTCTAATGGAGATCTATCTGTTGGATATGAGGTTAAAAACTTCTTTGACAAGATTGATTTTGATTTTAGGAAGAGAATAGTAATGGCTAAAGGGGTGCAGTCCCTTTATGATGGAAATGCAATTATAACAGAAAATGAAAAGTGGGGAAAAACACACAGATTTGATGAAACTTACATGCTTGATCCTTTAATGGCAGAAAAAGGCTCATTTCCAGCAGTGACCATGTACATAAGCTGTTCATCCAAAAGTTCTCAGTGTAAAGCGCAGTGTGGTACACCATTGAAAGACCTTGCAAATACAGCAATAGGAACAGAGTGTCCTGGTTGTCATTGTGTTTTAGAGTTTCCGACTAAAGAGTGTATAAACTGTTCCACTAACAGCACACCAAAGTGGTATTCTTTAAATGGTGAACTCATGTGTAGTGCTTGTTATCAGTATCAAATTAAACATAATGACTCCCGTCCAACCGAATTGAAGATGAAAAGTGCCCAGGGAGTATCCAGACTTTATCATTCCCATTTTGTATGTGGTTGGAGGTTAAAacttgttatttatagtaataatttaTCGACATGGAAAGTGTTTAAGCACAAAGATAATGATGACTTTCACAGCCTTCAGGTTGAAGATATTGATAAAAAGCCGGACATATCTATTCTACCAGGTGCTGTTTTAGTTTCAAAGCCACCAAAGTGTCAGAAAGTGATTATTAGAAATAAGGATTCAAAATCGATTCTGTGTAGTCGATGTATATCGGAGAATTCTTCAGCCCCATTTGTTTGTACTAGTCAGACTGAATTAATGAAGCACATCTCCTTATCACATAAGATTAATTTCATGAACTGTGCAAGCTGTTGGTCAGAGTCAGGTTCCATTGTCAATTTTGAAAATGAACATGAACTTCAACAGCACATTCAGGAAAATCACAGGGCAGAACATCCATATTCAAGGGACATTGTTCATGATAGAGATAGTGACCCTATAGAAACTAGCCGgcaagtggaattagatgaggCTGTTATTGCTCTTCTTGAGCCCAGTCCAATGTAA